A single window of Porphyrobacter sp. YT40 DNA harbors:
- a CDS encoding acyl-CoA dehydrogenase family protein: MNFELSDEQRMAVETVRRFLDNKLEPEIRRHGERFIPKPLMKEWTQALTGYGHITAPHQEQWGGLDMGWLTHLLIFEEIAYSSLDVAIPGFINAVGAELIRRFAPETIKQRYLADLVAAEKFVSLGISEPDVGSDVAAIKTRAVRDGDFWVINGEKTWITNGAYSDIFICTCKTGENEVTHILVDRDESEYEVRDIQKMALNGQSTAQIFLSDCRVPVANTIGRVGDGLRNTLQVFEIARCHMAMWSIGIARRAMDEAIAYARDRAQHGKKIAGHQLIADKIAIMATKIDAARLLTHRAISLVQAGTRAETECSMAKWYATEMAIEATRDALQIHGGNGVTREFIVERLVREAIICPIPDGTTEIQKLVVSRALTGIQAFR; this comes from the coding sequence CATGGGGAGCGATTCATCCCCAAACCGCTCATGAAGGAATGGACTCAAGCACTGACCGGCTATGGCCATATTACCGCACCGCATCAGGAGCAATGGGGCGGGCTTGATATGGGATGGCTCACTCATCTGCTCATTTTCGAGGAGATCGCCTATTCCTCGCTCGATGTGGCCATACCCGGCTTCATCAACGCGGTTGGCGCAGAACTCATCCGCCGCTTCGCCCCGGAGACGATCAAGCAACGCTATCTTGCCGACCTCGTCGCGGCCGAGAAGTTCGTTTCGCTCGGCATCTCGGAGCCCGATGTCGGCTCGGACGTCGCCGCCATCAAGACACGCGCCGTACGAGACGGCGATTTCTGGGTCATCAATGGCGAAAAGACCTGGATCACCAACGGAGCCTACTCGGACATCTTCATCTGTACGTGCAAGACTGGCGAAAATGAAGTCACTCACATCCTGGTCGATCGTGACGAGAGTGAGTATGAGGTGCGCGATATCCAGAAGATGGCGCTCAACGGCCAATCGACTGCACAGATATTCCTGTCCGATTGCCGCGTACCGGTGGCAAACACGATCGGCCGGGTCGGCGATGGATTGCGCAATACGTTGCAAGTGTTCGAGATTGCCCGCTGCCATATGGCGATGTGGAGTATCGGCATCGCACGGCGAGCAATGGATGAGGCGATCGCGTACGCTCGCGATCGCGCGCAGCATGGCAAGAAGATCGCCGGCCATCAGCTGATCGCCGACAAGATCGCCATCATGGCGACCAAGATCGACGCAGCCCGTCTGTTGACGCACCGGGCAATATCCCTCGTCCAGGCGGGCACGCGCGCAGAGACGGAATGCTCGATGGCCAAGTGGTACGCCACCGAAATGGCGATCGAAGCGACGCGCGATGCGCTTCAGATCCATGGCGGCAACGGCGTCACCCGCGAATTCATCGTTGAGCGGCTGGTGCGTGAGGCGATCATTTGCCCCATCCCCGATGGCACGACGGAGATTCAAAAGCTTGTTGTTTCGCGCGCCCTGACCGGCATTCAAGCCTTTCGGTAA
- a CDS encoding SDR family oxidoreductase encodes MDEELRFDGRVVVVTGAGGGLGRQYALMFGGRGAKVVVNDLGGDEKGSGSCSTAADNVVDEIRATGGQAVANYASVEEGALIIQAAVDNFGTVDVVINNAGILRDVSFHKMTDEDWTLLQRVHLNGTRAVTQAAWPILRDKGYGRIVMTTSAAAIYGNFGQANYAAAKLGILGLANALAEEGRSRNIQVNTIAPIAASRMTATAFPQEFLANLRAEAISPLVGWLAHENCSETKGLFEVGAGYIAKLRWERALGHAFGADRAFTLDDVARHWGRIVDFTDAEHPLGLNDSLEAVERALRA; translated from the coding sequence ATGGACGAAGAGCTTCGTTTCGATGGCAGGGTAGTGGTTGTGACCGGAGCCGGAGGCGGACTTGGGCGCCAGTACGCGCTGATGTTTGGCGGGCGCGGAGCCAAGGTGGTGGTGAATGATCTGGGTGGCGACGAGAAAGGGAGCGGCAGCTGCTCCACAGCCGCTGACAATGTGGTCGACGAAATTCGAGCCACGGGCGGTCAGGCGGTGGCAAATTATGCGTCGGTCGAGGAGGGCGCGCTGATCATCCAAGCCGCGGTTGACAACTTCGGAACCGTTGACGTCGTCATCAACAATGCCGGCATCCTGCGCGATGTGAGCTTCCACAAAATGACCGACGAAGACTGGACACTGCTTCAGCGGGTCCATCTGAATGGGACGCGGGCAGTGACGCAGGCAGCATGGCCGATACTGCGCGACAAGGGCTATGGCCGCATCGTCATGACCACGTCTGCAGCCGCAATCTACGGCAACTTCGGTCAGGCCAACTATGCCGCAGCCAAGCTCGGAATATTGGGGCTTGCGAACGCGCTGGCGGAGGAGGGGCGGTCCAGAAACATCCAGGTTAATACGATCGCCCCAATCGCCGCATCGCGTATGACCGCGACTGCCTTTCCACAAGAGTTTCTCGCCAATCTCAGAGCGGAAGCGATCAGTCCATTGGTCGGTTGGCTTGCGCACGAGAATTGCAGCGAAACCAAAGGGCTTTTTGAAGTTGGAGCCGGCTATATCGCCAAGCTTAGGTGGGAGCGCGCGCTTGGGCACGCCTTCGGAGCGGACAGGGCGTTCACGCTCGATGATGTCGCCCGGCACTGGGGTAGAATTGTCGACTTCACGGATGCCGAGCACCCGCTCGGGCTGAATGACAGCCTTGAGGCGGTAGAACGGGCGCTGAGAGCGTAA
- a CDS encoding TonB-dependent receptor — protein sequence MASAALLCSGTAFAQEATPQANDQTGSATEALAEDIVVTATKKGYGESVQKVPMAVTAFGEAQLDAKFVQNLQSLSYDVPNVQLEDVGTAPGYANFTIRGLGINSTIPSIDPTVGVFTDGIYLGINAGVVLDNFDLEGIEVLRGPQGLLFGRNVTGGAVVVRTTRPSFDFGAKAKLSIETGLKKTVSGTVTGPIVDDVLAAKLAVYYSDDNGWFRNRFDNRSFGKSHDLIIRPALSLKGGDRFRMDLRYEHGDVESDGAPVQSHALFPRDSFRFSINFPGFYDAKWDQAIVETNIDVGLGGGVFTNIAGYRKFRSSAGADIDGTPQSFFHAFFEIDQDQLSDELRYAGRFGDVELTTGLYYFSQDLRYAELRNLLGGARIVSGGGTQDQTTWGIFASTDWHFTDTLTLNLGARYSWERKAVRVSALRANGCNLDTLICATNFADAAKWRGFTPKIGLQWKPDDDTQIYGLYTRGFRSGGYNLRNTDPAVPPGPFNQETQDSFELGAKKQFGRHRINLAAFYNRMKDLQREINLPGPLGVSQVIRNTADATIKGVEAEGQFFLLSNLVISGQLGYVNGQYRNVQFDLSGDGVINDVDRALKLPRLSPWTYGVGLTYDQQLGELGTATARVSFTHRDKAAFTDNNVGFLQGADMLDASLTLATDNKHWRFSIYGRNLLNEVTIGGDTPLPAAFGGTGASLSPLNRGRVIGGEVAISF from the coding sequence TTGGCGTCTGCCGCGTTGTTGTGCTCGGGAACAGCATTTGCCCAGGAAGCAACGCCCCAGGCGAACGACCAAACCGGGAGCGCCACGGAAGCGCTGGCTGAGGACATTGTCGTTACCGCCACCAAAAAGGGCTATGGCGAAAGCGTGCAGAAAGTACCGATGGCGGTCACGGCTTTTGGTGAAGCGCAGTTGGATGCCAAGTTCGTCCAGAATCTTCAAAGTCTGAGCTACGACGTTCCCAACGTCCAGCTCGAGGATGTGGGTACGGCACCGGGCTATGCCAATTTCACTATCCGGGGCCTCGGCATCAACAGCACGATCCCATCGATCGACCCCACCGTAGGCGTTTTCACTGACGGTATTTACCTCGGCATCAACGCTGGTGTCGTGCTGGACAACTTCGACCTTGAGGGGATCGAAGTTCTGCGTGGACCGCAAGGCTTGCTTTTCGGTCGCAACGTTACCGGCGGTGCCGTGGTTGTGCGGACCACACGGCCCAGCTTCGATTTTGGAGCCAAAGCCAAGCTATCCATTGAAACGGGACTGAAGAAGACCGTAAGCGGCACGGTTACCGGACCTATCGTCGATGACGTTTTGGCTGCCAAATTGGCCGTCTACTACAGCGACGACAATGGCTGGTTTCGCAACCGCTTCGACAATCGCAGCTTCGGTAAATCACATGACCTTATCATTCGCCCGGCACTTTCGCTCAAGGGTGGCGACCGCTTCCGAATGGATCTCCGCTATGAGCATGGCGATGTCGAAAGCGATGGAGCCCCTGTCCAGAGTCACGCGCTGTTTCCCCGCGACAGCTTCAGGTTTTCGATCAATTTCCCAGGTTTCTATGATGCCAAATGGGACCAGGCGATCGTGGAAACCAACATCGATGTCGGTCTGGGCGGAGGCGTCTTCACCAACATCGCTGGCTATCGGAAATTCCGATCCTCCGCGGGCGCTGATATCGATGGAACACCACAGTCCTTCTTTCATGCCTTTTTCGAAATCGACCAGGATCAGCTCAGCGACGAACTTCGTTATGCCGGAAGGTTCGGTGACGTCGAATTGACAACCGGTCTATACTATTTTTCCCAGGATCTTCGTTACGCCGAGCTGCGGAATCTTTTGGGCGGTGCTCGGATCGTTTCCGGTGGGGGTACGCAAGACCAGACAACATGGGGCATTTTTGCTTCGACCGACTGGCATTTCACCGATACGCTGACCTTGAATCTCGGCGCGCGGTATAGCTGGGAACGCAAAGCCGTTCGGGTCTCGGCCTTGCGCGCAAATGGTTGCAATCTAGACACGCTGATCTGTGCAACCAATTTCGCCGACGCGGCAAAATGGCGAGGGTTTACGCCGAAAATCGGCCTTCAGTGGAAGCCGGATGACGACACGCAGATTTATGGCCTTTACACGCGCGGGTTCCGCAGCGGCGGATATAATTTGCGCAACACCGATCCCGCTGTGCCGCCGGGGCCATTCAATCAAGAGACCCAGGACAGTTTCGAACTCGGCGCCAAGAAGCAATTCGGGCGCCACCGGATCAACCTGGCGGCCTTCTACAATCGCATGAAGGACCTGCAGCGCGAGATCAACCTGCCCGGACCGCTTGGCGTCAGCCAGGTCATACGGAACACCGCCGACGCCACAATCAAAGGCGTCGAGGCCGAGGGGCAGTTTTTTCTTTTGTCCAACCTCGTGATTTCGGGTCAGCTCGGCTACGTGAATGGCCAGTATCGCAACGTCCAGTTCGACCTCAGCGGTGATGGCGTCATCAACGATGTGGATCGTGCGCTCAAATTGCCAAGGCTGTCGCCATGGACCTATGGCGTGGGGCTGACTTATGATCAGCAGCTTGGCGAATTGGGGACAGCAACGGCGCGTGTCAGCTTCACGCATCGCGACAAGGCGGCATTCACCGACAACAACGTCGGCTTCCTTCAGGGCGCCGATATGCTCGATGCGAGCCTCACATTGGCGACCGACAACAAGCACTGGCGCTTCTCCATCTATGGCCGAAACCTCCTGAATGAGGTGACGATTGGCGGCGATACACCTTTGCCGGCGGCCTTCGGGGGCACGGGTGCAAGCCTTTCACCGCTAAACAGGGGGCGCGTCATCGGCGGAGAAGTGGCGATTAGCTTCTAG
- a CDS encoding LysR family transcriptional regulator, giving the protein MIQAVSPLQISRRVAVVLGGSVESKIGKMTLIRLIHSLEQLFLWGMSMLDSRLKHAVAVGQLRSFSRAADAVGVTQSAVTKSVAELERYLGYSLFHRTSRGAMPTEEGREFIDRAARLLADAAELLGDTARRADAYAGPLRIGLFPGSIDWLLTQPLVSLLRRHPAVRVEVVSGNSERGVRLLSRGDIDVAFGLEAAFARWPEFKCERVASIEILPFVRNNHPILGINPTSKEPLVQFEFVVPSSSEPYTSIIQQMYEKSGKRPADWIHMTDYFQLVRRIVATSDAIGMVAKQFTENSWFRANFVALEGIGLFDPLTLCYAVRSRWQVKPAGRALVSLVRQAWRTAPSD; this is encoded by the coding sequence TTGATCCAGGCCGTTTCGCCGCTCCAGATTTCGAGACGGGTTGCAGTCGTGCTGGGCGGCAGTGTCGAAAGTAAGATTGGCAAAATGACCTTGATTCGCCTAATTCATTCTCTGGAGCAATTATTCCTGTGGGGCATGTCCATGCTCGATTCTCGCCTCAAGCATGCCGTCGCGGTTGGTCAGCTTCGTTCCTTCTCCAGGGCAGCGGATGCGGTTGGTGTCACGCAGTCGGCGGTGACCAAGAGTGTCGCTGAACTCGAACGGTATCTTGGCTATTCCCTTTTCCATCGGACCTCACGGGGCGCGATGCCGACAGAGGAGGGACGCGAATTTATCGATCGCGCAGCGCGCTTGCTTGCCGACGCAGCTGAACTACTCGGAGATACAGCCCGCCGCGCCGACGCCTATGCGGGCCCGCTTCGAATCGGACTGTTCCCAGGGTCAATCGACTGGTTGCTCACCCAACCTCTGGTTTCTTTGCTGCGGCGCCATCCGGCAGTGCGCGTCGAAGTCGTTTCGGGCAACAGCGAAAGGGGCGTGCGACTCCTGTCGCGCGGCGATATCGATGTCGCCTTTGGACTTGAAGCGGCCTTTGCACGCTGGCCGGAATTCAAGTGCGAGCGGGTCGCCTCGATCGAAATACTGCCTTTTGTGCGGAACAATCATCCCATTCTGGGGATAAACCCGACCAGCAAGGAGCCGCTGGTCCAGTTCGAATTCGTAGTGCCCTCATCTTCCGAACCCTACACATCGATCATTCAGCAGATGTACGAAAAAAGCGGTAAGCGTCCCGCTGACTGGATCCACATGACAGACTATTTTCAATTGGTTCGACGGATCGTTGCCACATCCGATGCTATCGGGATGGTTGCAAAACAGTTCACCGAGAACTCATGGTTTCGCGCCAATTTCGTGGCCTTGGAGGGAATCGGTTTATTCGATCCATTGACGCTTTGTTATGCTGTGCGTAGCCGCTGGCAGGTAAAACCGGCTGGCCGTGCGCTCGTCAGCCTTGTTCGTCAGGCATGGCGCACCGCACCATCGGATTAA
- a CDS encoding CaiB/BaiF CoA-transferase family protein: protein MTKTGPLAGLKILEIAGIGPAPFCGMLLADLGADVVVIERVSPNSENIDLGSGAIVNRGKRVIALDLKSPEGVAHVLDLVQRGDVLIEGMRPGVMERLGLGPEVCLARNPRLVFGRMTGWGQQGPLAQAAGHDINYIALSGALWYAGHPGEPPMAPPSLVGDIGGGALYLAIGVLAAAMHARDTGNGQVVDAAIVDGSAHMMNLLLSLKAAGQVASIRGCSILDGPHWYSTYRCADGNFISVGSLEPKFYALLCKKLGLAGDSSFDDGYDRDAWPELKQRFSEIFAMRTREEWRALLEGSDACFAPVLDPDEAARHPHMAARGVYREIDNILQAMPAPRFSGSSLPIPGPIPLHHEDPSTIRRGWSKPDRCGITARTDCCE, encoded by the coding sequence ATGACGAAAACTGGTCCGCTTGCAGGCCTCAAAATACTCGAAATTGCGGGCATCGGCCCGGCGCCGTTTTGCGGAATGCTGTTGGCCGACCTTGGCGCCGATGTCGTCGTCATTGAACGCGTAAGCCCTAACTCCGAGAATATCGATCTTGGCAGCGGCGCCATTGTGAACCGCGGGAAACGTGTAATTGCCTTGGATCTGAAGTCCCCCGAAGGCGTCGCGCATGTCCTGGATCTCGTCCAAAGGGGCGATGTACTGATCGAAGGCATGCGGCCTGGGGTGATGGAGAGGCTCGGCCTTGGTCCCGAGGTTTGCCTAGCGCGTAACCCCCGCCTTGTATTCGGTCGCATGACGGGTTGGGGGCAGCAGGGACCTCTCGCCCAAGCGGCCGGCCATGACATCAACTATATCGCGCTGTCAGGAGCCCTTTGGTATGCTGGGCATCCTGGTGAACCGCCAATGGCGCCGCCAAGCCTGGTAGGCGATATTGGGGGTGGAGCGCTTTATTTGGCCATCGGCGTCCTCGCAGCGGCAATGCACGCCCGGGATACCGGGAATGGGCAAGTGGTTGACGCCGCGATCGTCGATGGGAGCGCTCACATGATGAACTTGCTCCTGAGCCTGAAGGCCGCCGGCCAGGTTGCCAGCATACGCGGCTGCAGCATCCTTGACGGCCCTCACTGGTACTCGACCTATCGGTGCGCCGACGGGAATTTCATCTCAGTCGGATCACTCGAGCCCAAGTTCTATGCGCTGCTTTGCAAAAAGCTGGGGTTGGCCGGCGATAGCAGTTTTGACGACGGCTATGATCGTGATGCCTGGCCCGAGCTCAAGCAGCGTTTTAGCGAGATATTCGCCATGCGGACACGGGAAGAATGGCGCGCACTGCTGGAAGGCAGCGATGCCTGCTTTGCCCCCGTGCTTGATCCGGACGAAGCGGCGCGCCATCCTCATATGGCAGCGCGAGGCGTCTATCGGGAGATCGACAATATCCTTCAGGCAATGCCGGCGCCACGTTTTTCGGGCTCGTCACTACCGATCCCCGGACCGATCCCGCTGCATCATGAAGATCCGAGTACAATTCGGCGGGGCTGGAGCAAACCGGACCGCTGCGGGATTACCGCCAGAACCGACTGTTGCGAGTAG
- a CDS encoding IS6-like element IS6100 family transposase — protein sequence MTDFKWRHFQGDVILWAVRWYCRYPISYRDLEEMLAERGISVDHTTIYRWVQCYAPEMEKRLRWFWRRGFDPSWRLDETYVKVRGKWTYLYRAVDKRGDTIDFYLSPTRSAKAAKRFLGKALRGLKHWEKPATLNTDKAPSYGAAITELKREGKLDRETAHRQVKYLNNVIEADHGKLKILIKPVRGFKSIPTAYATIKGFEVMRALRKGQARPWCLQPGIRGEVRLVERAFGIGPSALTEAMGMLNHHFAAAA from the coding sequence ATGACGGATTTCAAGTGGCGCCATTTCCAGGGTGATGTGATCCTGTGGGCGGTGCGCTGGTATTGTCGCTATCCGATCAGCTATCGCGACCTTGAGGAAATGCTGGCGGAACGCGGCATTTCGGTCGACCATACGACGATCTATCGCTGGGTCCAGTGCTACGCCCCGGAGATGGAGAAGCGGCTGCGCTGGTTCTGGCGGCGTGGCTTTGATCCGAGCTGGCGCCTGGATGAAACCTACGTCAAGGTGCGGGGCAAGTGGACCTACCTGTACCGGGCAGTCGACAAGCGGGGCGACACGATCGATTTCTACCTGTCGCCGACCCGCAGCGCCAAGGCAGCGAAGCGGTTCCTGGGCAAGGCCCTGCGAGGCCTGAAGCACTGGGAAAAGCCTGCCACGCTCAATACCGACAAAGCGCCGAGCTATGGTGCAGCGATCACCGAATTGAAGCGCGAAGGAAAGCTGGACCGGGAGACGGCCCACCGGCAGGTGAAGTATCTCAATAACGTGATCGAGGCCGATCACGGAAAGCTCAAGATACTGATCAAGCCGGTGCGCGGTTTCAAATCGATCCCCACGGCCTATGCCACGATCAAGGGATTCGAAGTCATGCGAGCCCTGCGCAAAGGACAGGCTCGCCCCTGGTGCCTGCAGCCCGGCATCAGGGGCGAGGTGCGCCTTGTGGAGAGAGCTTTTGGCATTGGGCCCTCGGCGCTGACGGAGGCCATGGGCATGCTCAACCACCATTTCGCAGCAGCCGCCTGA
- a CDS encoding AraC family transcriptional regulator — protein MRWMVERDWVQVSHEMAAMVGAGALPQRPWPAEPVALSYTLGCVGTPATVRWHADPSAATLGDDQLLLIVSASAIERLFGALPEGRDGAFHITRELREIALAIRDCDMPEGAREPYRLAKSIELLCDTLRLIGDSALVPVLGESHLSQEDSRRILNARSMIDERWAEKLTLDTLSRACGLNRAKLTRGFRDMFDCSIADALAEKRLEGAKMLLLSTDLPVASVGYRCGYLNNASFTRAFSRRFGTAPTQYRARRLCCKNREA, from the coding sequence ATGCGCTGGATGGTCGAGCGGGACTGGGTACAGGTCTCCCACGAGATGGCGGCAATGGTAGGCGCGGGCGCGTTGCCGCAACGCCCCTGGCCGGCCGAACCGGTTGCGCTCAGCTACACGCTCGGCTGCGTCGGTACCCCTGCCACGGTCCGCTGGCATGCCGATCCCTCCGCCGCGACGCTCGGCGACGACCAGCTTCTCCTGATCGTCTCCGCCTCGGCGATCGAGCGGCTGTTCGGCGCGCTGCCCGAGGGGCGCGACGGCGCCTTCCACATCACCCGCGAACTGCGCGAGATCGCCCTGGCCATCCGCGACTGCGACATGCCCGAAGGCGCGCGCGAGCCCTACCGTCTCGCCAAGAGCATCGAATTGCTGTGCGATACGCTGCGCCTGATCGGGGACAGCGCGCTGGTTCCGGTGCTGGGGGAGAGCCATTTGTCACAGGAGGACAGCCGCCGCATCCTCAATGCAAGGTCGATGATCGACGAGCGCTGGGCGGAGAAGCTGACGCTCGACACGCTGTCGCGCGCCTGCGGTCTCAACCGCGCCAAGCTGACCCGCGGTTTCCGCGACATGTTCGACTGTTCGATCGCCGATGCGCTGGCCGAGAAACGGCTCGAGGGTGCGAAGATGCTGCTCCTGTCGACCGACCTGCCGGTCGCATCGGTCGGCTATCGCTGCGGCTATCTCAACAATGCCAGCTTCACCCGCGCCTTCAGTCGCCGCTTCGGCACCGCGCCGACCCAGTATCGCGCGCGGAGGCTCTGTTGCAAAAATCGTGAAGCTTGA
- a CDS encoding MFS transporter — protein sequence MPLAPDPTRAEPRLSAALPALFALALALAIGTMSIFLFSIVQEAAKAELGLTDNQLGFIQGVGAAAPLAVLAVPIGRLVDSSNRMRLLLLLVLGWTIGLVLTAFADSVTGLFIARMFVAVGGFCSVTAAISIAADMCPPTQRGSAMLVLTLGKWGGSAGAFALGGWLFGMLGTMVLPAWIGPVAPWRGVHLAVAAIGVIVCLPLLFVREPARRETVAGADAPFSVAMRELWDRRAFILPLFAGQLSVAMIDTAAGIWAAPVLSRSYGLQPDQFAQWMGLVVFAAGVIGSILGGLVADWGHRLPRRGGILIGAIAATTLSVPMSLFPLAPDVPSFALMLGLFLFCGTAAGLIVGVTITVLLPNELRGFCIGLFVALAGVLGFGVAPPLITLVSGLLGGESHLGTALAIVGVVITAIASLAFPLAMRHAPRDSTSLAT from the coding sequence TTGCCCCTCGCACCTGACCCAACGCGCGCCGAACCGCGCCTGTCCGCCGCGCTGCCCGCGCTGTTCGCCCTGGCGCTGGCGCTGGCCATCGGCACGATGTCGATCTTCCTTTTCAGCATCGTCCAGGAGGCCGCCAAGGCCGAACTGGGCCTGACAGACAACCAGCTCGGCTTCATCCAGGGCGTGGGCGCGGCGGCGCCGCTCGCCGTGCTGGCGGTGCCGATCGGACGACTGGTCGACAGCAGCAACCGGATGCGGCTCCTGCTCCTGCTGGTGCTCGGCTGGACGATCGGGCTGGTGCTGACCGCCTTCGCCGACAGCGTCACCGGGCTGTTCATCGCCCGGATGTTCGTCGCGGTGGGCGGCTTCTGTTCGGTCACCGCCGCTATCTCGATCGCGGCCGACATGTGCCCGCCGACCCAGCGCGGCAGCGCGATGCTGGTCCTGACGCTCGGCAAATGGGGCGGCAGCGCGGGTGCGTTCGCGCTGGGCGGCTGGCTGTTCGGCATGCTCGGCACGATGGTGCTTCCCGCATGGATCGGCCCGGTCGCGCCTTGGCGCGGGGTCCATCTCGCCGTGGCCGCGATCGGCGTGATCGTGTGCCTGCCGCTGCTGTTCGTCCGCGAGCCGGCCCGGCGCGAGACGGTCGCGGGCGCCGATGCTCCCTTCTCGGTCGCGATGCGCGAACTTTGGGACCGGCGTGCCTTCATCCTTCCCTTGTTCGCCGGCCAGCTCTCGGTCGCGATGATCGATACCGCCGCCGGCATCTGGGCCGCGCCGGTGCTGAGCCGCAGCTATGGGCTCCAGCCCGATCAGTTCGCCCAGTGGATGGGCCTGGTCGTCTTCGCCGCCGGCGTGATCGGATCGATCCTGGGCGGTCTTGTCGCCGACTGGGGCCATCGCCTTCCGCGCCGTGGCGGCATCCTGATCGGCGCGATCGCGGCGACGACCCTGTCGGTGCCGATGTCACTTTTCCCGCTCGCCCCCGACGTGCCCAGTTTCGCGCTGATGCTCGGGCTCTTCCTGTTCTGCGGCACAGCCGCCGGGCTGATCGTCGGCGTCACCATCACGGTCCTGCTGCCCAACGAGCTGCGCGGATTCTGCATTGGGCTGTTCGTGGCGCTGGCCGGCGTCCTCGGCTTCGGCGTGGCGCCGCCGCTGATCACGCTGGTCAGCGGCCTGCTGGGCGGGGAGAGCCATCTGGGCACCGCGCTCGCGATCGTCGGCGTCGTGATCACGGCGATCGCCTCGCTCGCCTTCCCCCTGGCGATGCGCCACGCGCCGCGCGATTCGACCTCGCTCGCCACATGA
- a CDS encoding alpha/beta hydrolase yields the protein MSAGKDLPENSRHLVDPELLPVLEQFPDSELSRESLPALREQLRAMLPPAQTDAAIEVKTVAGPAGGPDIQLRVLRPKDAAAAPLPVIYHIHGGGFVAGTADQGDMSNGPLAIELNCAIVSVDYRLAPETVFPGSIEDCYAGLAWVFANAAEQGFDTARIGVMGESAGGGLAAALALLARDRGEYPLAFQQLIYPMLDDRNGSGAEPHPFVGEYVWTPEKNRFGWEALLGHAPGGADVSPYAAPARATDLSGLPPTFLYAGALDLFLEENLDYARRLARAGVPIEFHLFPGAFHAFELQADAYVSRQARQLSQSALRRFLAPRT from the coding sequence ATGTCCGCTGGAAAGGATCTGCCCGAGAACAGCCGCCACCTCGTCGACCCCGAACTCCTGCCCGTTCTGGAGCAGTTTCCGGACAGCGAGCTCAGCCGCGAAAGCCTGCCTGCGCTGCGCGAGCAGTTGAGGGCGATGCTGCCGCCGGCGCAGACCGACGCGGCGATCGAGGTGAAGACCGTCGCCGGCCCTGCGGGGGGCCCCGACATCCAGCTGCGCGTCCTGCGACCGAAGGACGCGGCCGCCGCCCCGCTTCCCGTCATCTATCACATCCATGGCGGCGGCTTTGTCGCCGGCACCGCGGATCAGGGGGACATGTCCAACGGGCCGCTGGCGATCGAGCTGAACTGCGCGATCGTCTCGGTCGACTATCGGCTCGCGCCCGAGACCGTGTTTCCCGGCTCGATCGAGGACTGCTATGCCGGCCTTGCCTGGGTCTTCGCCAACGCCGCCGAACAGGGTTTCGATACGGCCCGGATCGGCGTGATGGGCGAAAGCGCGGGCGGCGGCCTTGCCGCGGCGCTGGCGCTGCTGGCGCGCGACCGCGGCGAATATCCCCTCGCCTTCCAGCAGCTCATCTATCCGATGCTCGACGATCGCAACGGCAGCGGCGCCGAACCCCATCCCTTCGTCGGCGAATATGTCTGGACGCCGGAAAAGAACCGCTTCGGCTGGGAAGCCCTGCTCGGCCATGCGCCCGGCGGCGCCGACGTTTCGCCCTATGCGGCGCCCGCCCGCGCGACCGACCTGTCAGGCCTGCCGCCGACCTTCCTCTACGCCGGAGCGCTCGATCTCTTCCTGGAGGAGAATCTCGATTATGCGCGCCGCCTCGCCCGCGCAGGCGTGCCGATCGAATTCCATCTTTTTCCCGGAGCCTTCCACGCCTTCGAACTGCAGGCCGACGCCTATGTCAGCCGGCAGGCGCGGCAGCTCAGCCAGTCGGCCCTCAGGAGGTTCCTTGCCCCTCGCACCTGA